Proteins from a genomic interval of Trichocoleus sp.:
- a CDS encoding B12-binding domain-containing radical SAM protein, whose amino-acid sequence MRALLLHPLFPKSFWSFDKALELIGRKVSLPPLSLTTVAAILPQDWEFRLVDRNVRPETEADWDWAELVIISGMIVQKPDMLNLVEEAKRRGKQVAVGGPYVTSTPEAVQAAGADFLVLDEGEITLPLLVEALERGETSGVFRANGEKPDVTTTPIPRFDLLDLDAYSDMSVQFSRGCPYQCEFCDIIVLYGRKPRTKTPAQLIAELQALYDLGWRRSIFVVDDNFIGNKRNVKLMLRELIPWMKEHGYPFGLSTEASIDLAQDQELLDLMVAANFSAVFLGIETPDTDSLSMTQKHQNTRHSLIQSVQTINRAGIRVMAGFIIGFDGEKSGAGDRIIDFVEATAIPQALFSMLQALPQTALWYRLEKEGRLRAGDEEAGVHQTTLINFVPTRPIEEIAREYVRCFWDLYEPDRYLARVYRHFIDMNPSPNKKKFKLPQLADLRALFIICWRQGIKRKTRWQFWSQLFSIIQKNPGVFKHYLLNCAHLEHFIEYRQIVRDQIEAQLDSYVPLEAQKVEEFAA is encoded by the coding sequence ATGCGTGCTTTATTGCTCCATCCTCTGTTTCCCAAGTCGTTCTGGTCTTTTGATAAAGCGCTAGAACTGATTGGACGTAAGGTTTCTTTGCCACCGCTGAGCTTGACGACTGTTGCTGCCATTTTGCCCCAGGATTGGGAGTTTCGGCTGGTCGATCGCAATGTTCGTCCTGAAACCGAGGCTGATTGGGATTGGGCAGAACTGGTGATCATTTCTGGGATGATTGTCCAGAAACCTGACATGCTGAATTTGGTCGAGGAAGCGAAGCGGCGGGGCAAGCAAGTCGCTGTTGGCGGTCCCTATGTCACTTCAACCCCAGAGGCAGTCCAGGCAGCCGGAGCCGATTTTTTAGTGCTAGACGAGGGCGAAATTACGCTACCGCTGCTTGTTGAAGCTTTAGAGCGGGGCGAAACCTCTGGCGTATTTCGTGCTAACGGCGAAAAGCCCGACGTGACGACAACTCCCATTCCCCGCTTCGATCTGCTCGACCTCGATGCCTACAGTGATATGTCGGTGCAGTTTTCCAGAGGTTGCCCTTATCAGTGCGAATTCTGCGACATCATTGTGCTGTATGGGCGTAAGCCGCGCACCAAAACTCCGGCTCAGCTCATTGCAGAATTGCAGGCGCTATATGACTTAGGCTGGCGACGATCGATCTTTGTGGTGGACGATAATTTCATTGGCAACAAGCGCAACGTGAAGCTGATGCTGCGCGAACTGATCCCCTGGATGAAAGAGCATGGCTATCCGTTTGGTCTTTCCACCGAAGCCTCGATCGATCTAGCGCAAGATCAAGAATTGCTCGATCTGATGGTGGCAGCGAACTTTAGTGCTGTCTTTTTGGGAATCGAAACGCCTGATACAGATAGCCTCTCGATGACCCAAAAACACCAAAACACTCGTCACTCGTTGATTCAGTCTGTTCAGACGATCAATCGGGCAGGCATCCGAGTCATGGCGGGCTTCATTATTGGGTTTGATGGCGAAAAGTCGGGGGCAGGCGATCGAATTATTGACTTTGTGGAAGCAACAGCGATTCCGCAGGCGCTATTTAGTATGCTGCAAGCTCTTCCCCAAACGGCACTCTGGTATCGACTGGAGAAAGAGGGACGGCTCCGAGCAGGCGATGAAGAAGCAGGCGTGCATCAAACCACACTAATTAACTTTGTGCCGACTCGCCCGATCGAAGAGATTGCACGCGAGTATGTCCGCTGTTTCTGGGACTTGTATGAACCCGATCGCTATTTAGCGCGAGTCTACCGCCACTTCATTGACATGAATCCTAGTCCGAACAAAAAGAAATTTAAGCTGCCGCAGCTAGCTGACCTGCGGGCACTGTTTATTATTTGTTGGCGGCAGGGTATCAAACGTAAGACCCGGTGGCAGTTTTGGAGCCAGCTATTCAGCATCATCCAAAAGAATCCGGGTGTCTTCAAACACTATCTGCTGAACTGCGCTCACTTGGAGCATTTCATCGAATACCGCCAGATCGTGCGCGATCAGATCGAAGCCCAGCTTGACAGCTACGTGCCGCTAGAAGCACAGAAGGTTGAGGAGTTTGCGGCGTAA
- a CDS encoding BON domain-containing protein, whose translation MGWLDRIFGKKPAESAPASAPAPAAPAPTPGETIPPERVGLDGEYDQSGLAKRVAQAFDNDATLDDIETLWVAQTGGTVVLKGKVPSQDLLSKCVSIAQGVNGATSVDTSQVTIG comes from the coding sequence ATGGGTTGGCTCGATCGAATCTTTGGCAAGAAACCAGCAGAATCCGCCCCTGCTTCTGCACCTGCCCCGGCTGCTCCCGCTCCAACTCCTGGCGAAACTATTCCTCCAGAGCGAGTTGGGCTTGACGGTGAATATGACCAAAGCGGTCTGGCAAAGCGGGTTGCTCAAGCGTTTGACAATGATGCAACATTAGACGACATCGAAACACTTTGGGTTGCTCAGACGGGTGGAACGGTTGTTCTGAAGGGGAAAGTGCCCAGTCAAGACTTACTCAGCAAATGTGTTTCGATCGCTCAAGGCGTAAATGGTGCAACTAGCGTTGATACCAGTCAAGTAACGATCGGCTAA
- the infC gene encoding translation initiation factor IF-3, which yields MTIVDKKQLINRQIKSPQVFLIDHENNNRGLVDTFEALRLAEDEGLDLVVVSEGKDAPVAKILSYGKLQYQQKKRQSQSARPTVKEVRLRPNVGTADYQLRIDKAIQWLGKGDSVKFLIRLRGREHQYRDRAADLLDRIVQDLNQAGKVQSLDKRSLILHVIPA from the coding sequence ATTACCATCGTAGACAAGAAACAACTGATTAACCGCCAAATTAAGTCGCCTCAAGTCTTTTTAATTGACCACGAAAATAATAATCGTGGGTTGGTTGACACCTTTGAGGCATTGCGACTAGCTGAAGATGAAGGGCTGGATCTGGTTGTCGTTTCTGAAGGCAAAGATGCCCCAGTTGCGAAGATCCTAAGCTACGGAAAACTTCAGTATCAGCAGAAAAAACGTCAGAGTCAAAGTGCTAGACCGACGGTTAAAGAAGTACGGCTCCGCCCGAATGTGGGTACGGCTGACTATCAACTTAGAATCGACAAAGCGATTCAGTGGTTGGGCAAGGGCGATTCAGTGAAGTTTTTGATTCGGTTGCGGGGACGAGAGCATCAGTACCGCGATCGGGCTGCTGATCTGCTAGATCGTATTGTGCAAGACCTGAATCAAGCAGGCAAAGTCCAGTCATTGGACAAGCGATCGCTGATTCTGCACGTCATTCCTGCCTAG